The following are from one region of the Achromobacter xylosoxidans genome:
- the mgtE gene encoding magnesium transporter, with product MTQSAAAQKPPATPRRLDPEDAQHALAEVQERLRRQQLVADLVHRQEEGDSKASLVEDLVHRQHEAELKTLLDGLHPADIAFILESLPKDERQAIWKLVSPEHDADVLLEVEDWVRESLIEAMDRQDLVAATGNMDADELADLAPDLPPDVVAEVQKGLTEEERAQLLEAMGYPEDSVGAIMDFEMVRVREDVTLEVVLRYLRRLHELPDHTDQIFVVDRQDKLQGILPLSKLLVSEPETEVRAVMNSDFLTLNPLDSDADAAGAFERYDLVSAPVMDDQGRLIGRVTIADVVDVMREDSQEQALSRAGLQEEDIFAPVSTALRNRAPWLLFNLCTAATASFVASQFEGTVSQIVILAFLMSIVAGIGGNSGNQTMTLIIRALAMGRITGRNLWQLVKRELFVTLMVGLCGSLVAALFAWVISHSVSIALVMMAAMVCNMLVGASVGVLVPMVRARFGKDPAMGSSVLLTFATDSLGFFIFLGLATIFLL from the coding sequence ATGACGCAGTCCGCCGCCGCGCAGAAACCGCCCGCGACGCCCCGCCGCCTCGACCCGGAAGACGCCCAACACGCCCTGGCGGAAGTGCAGGAACGCCTGCGCCGCCAGCAACTGGTTGCCGACCTGGTGCATCGCCAGGAGGAAGGCGACTCCAAGGCCTCGCTGGTCGAGGACCTGGTGCACCGTCAGCACGAGGCCGAACTCAAGACCCTGCTGGACGGGCTGCATCCGGCCGATATCGCTTTCATCCTGGAGTCGCTGCCCAAGGACGAACGGCAAGCCATCTGGAAGCTGGTCAGCCCCGAGCACGACGCGGACGTGCTGCTGGAAGTCGAAGACTGGGTGCGGGAATCGCTGATCGAAGCGATGGACCGCCAGGACCTGGTTGCCGCCACCGGCAACATGGACGCCGACGAGCTGGCCGACCTGGCGCCCGACCTGCCGCCCGACGTGGTGGCCGAAGTCCAGAAGGGCCTGACCGAAGAGGAACGCGCGCAGCTGCTGGAAGCCATGGGCTATCCGGAAGACAGCGTGGGCGCGATCATGGACTTCGAGATGGTCCGGGTGCGCGAGGACGTCACCCTGGAAGTGGTGCTGCGCTACCTGCGCCGGCTGCACGAACTGCCCGACCACACCGACCAGATCTTCGTGGTGGACCGCCAGGACAAGCTGCAGGGCATCCTGCCGCTGTCCAAGCTGCTGGTCAGCGAGCCTGAAACCGAAGTGCGCGCCGTCATGAACTCGGATTTCCTGACGCTCAACCCGCTGGATTCCGACGCTGACGCGGCCGGCGCCTTCGAACGCTACGACCTGGTCTCCGCGCCGGTCATGGACGACCAGGGCCGCCTGATCGGCCGCGTGACCATCGCCGACGTGGTGGACGTGATGCGCGAAGACTCCCAGGAGCAGGCGCTGTCGCGCGCCGGTCTGCAGGAAGAAGACATCTTCGCGCCCGTCTCCACCGCCCTGCGCAACCGCGCCCCCTGGCTGCTGTTCAACCTCTGTACCGCCGCCACGGCATCCTTCGTGGCCTCCCAGTTCGAAGGCACGGTCAGCCAGATCGTCATCCTGGCCTTCCTCATGTCCATCGTGGCCGGCATCGGCGGCAACTCCGGCAACCAGACCATGACCCTGATCATCCGGGCCTTGGCGATGGGCCGCATCACCGGCCGCAACCTGTGGCAGCTGGTCAAGCGCGAACTCTTCGTCACCCTGATGGTGGGCCTGTGCGGCAGCCTGGTGGCGGCGCTGTTCGCCTGGGTCATCTCGCACTCGGTGTCGATCGCGCTGGTGATGATGGCCGCCATGGTCTGCAACATGCTGGTCGGCGCGTCGGTCGGCGTGCTGGTGCCGATGGTGCGCGCCCGCTTCGGCAAGGATCCTGCCATGGGTTCTTCGGTGCTCCTGACTTTCGCCACCGATTCGCTGGGCTTCTTCATCTTTCTGGGCCTGGCCACGATTTTCCTGCTGTAG
- a CDS encoding acyl-CoA thioesterase encodes MTSSTKTPFTTLPADRDAVLRVMPMPADANIHGDVFGGWIMSQVDIAGSIPAARRAAGRVATVAVNAFQFKEPVFVGDLLSFYAAIIKTGTTSVTVSVEVYAERQRLDAEIVKVTEATLTYVATDEARRRRPLPTL; translated from the coding sequence ATGACCTCCAGCACCAAAACCCCGTTTACGACTTTGCCCGCCGATCGCGACGCGGTGTTGCGCGTCATGCCGATGCCGGCGGACGCGAATATCCACGGGGACGTCTTTGGCGGCTGGATCATGTCCCAGGTCGACATCGCCGGATCCATCCCCGCCGCGCGCCGCGCCGCCGGACGCGTGGCCACCGTGGCGGTCAACGCCTTCCAGTTCAAAGAGCCGGTGTTCGTGGGCGATCTGCTCAGTTTCTACGCAGCCATCATCAAGACCGGCACGACGTCGGTCACGGTGTCCGTCGAGGTCTACGCGGAGCGCCAGCGGCTGGACGCCGAGATCGTCAAGGTCACCGAGGCCACGCTGACCTACGTCGCCACCGACGAAGCCCGCCGCCGCCGTCCCCTCCCCACTCTTTGA
- a CDS encoding inositol monophosphatase family protein produces MDTYDQPRSQTSPIDLCAAIDAAVTAAHAGAAILQSYAHHRADLVIDRKARNDLVSQADREAETAIIQELQTRTPKFGIVAEETGGKPQGSATWYIDPLDGTTNFLHDIPHYAVSIALIAHAGTAISASETLAEDTPVVGVVYDPSREELFTAVYGLGAWLNGRRIKCSRTPTIEDAVLATGFPFRDFSFAAQYMPMLHDAINRARGVRRMGAAALDLAWTACGRYDGYWEMGLAPWDVAAGTLILREAGGACSDMHRQDPWPIGGRVVAGNKAIERALHEMIAPHLDKKD; encoded by the coding sequence ATGGATACCTATGATCAGCCCCGTTCGCAGACCTCGCCCATCGACCTGTGCGCCGCGATCGACGCGGCAGTCACTGCGGCCCATGCAGGCGCGGCCATACTGCAATCCTACGCGCATCACCGCGCCGATCTCGTGATCGACCGCAAGGCGCGCAACGACCTCGTATCGCAAGCGGACCGCGAGGCGGAAACCGCCATTATCCAGGAGCTGCAAACCCGCACGCCCAAGTTCGGCATCGTCGCCGAAGAAACCGGCGGCAAGCCCCAGGGCAGCGCCACCTGGTATATCGACCCGCTCGACGGCACCACCAACTTCCTGCACGACATCCCGCACTACGCGGTGTCGATCGCGCTGATCGCGCACGCTGGCACCGCCATCTCGGCTTCCGAAACGCTGGCCGAGGACACGCCCGTGGTCGGCGTGGTCTACGACCCCAGCCGCGAAGAGCTCTTTACCGCAGTCTACGGACTGGGCGCCTGGCTCAACGGCCGGCGCATCAAGTGCTCGCGCACGCCGACCATCGAAGACGCGGTGCTGGCCACCGGCTTCCCGTTCCGCGATTTTTCATTCGCCGCGCAATACATGCCCATGCTGCATGACGCCATCAACCGCGCGCGCGGCGTGCGCCGCATGGGCGCGGCCGCGCTAGACCTGGCCTGGACCGCTTGCGGCCGCTACGACGGCTATTGGGAAATGGGCCTGGCGCCTTGGGACGTGGCCGCCGGCACGCTGATCCTGCGCGAAGCGGGCGGCGCGTGTTCCGACATGCACCGCCAGGATCCCTGGCCCATCGGCGGGCGCGTCGTGGCCGGCAACAAGGCCATCGAGCGCGCCTTGCACGAGATGATTGCGCCGCACCTCGACAAGAAGGACTGA
- a CDS encoding LysR family transcriptional regulator, translating to MTPDQLLTFAAVADAGNISRAAQLLNLSQPAVSGQLRMLQEWFGEPLYRRSGHGIALTEAGERLAEQARQLRQVYRQAQAVRESWRGLETGDLRLGASTTPASYLLPSLVADFRHAFPAVSLHLSDGNTREIVERLPALDLAFIEGDVPAGLPADTAVHAWRQDEVVAVVRADHALAGKGAVMLRDLATSALVMREPGSGVRRLVERAFADAGLAPSVGLELAGVEGVKQAVRAGLGVGFVSVMSMRHEDGALAALRLLPKPLTRTLSILVPHADAAARAAERFLAMCLAVGAADGV from the coding sequence ATGACGCCCGACCAATTGCTTACCTTTGCCGCCGTGGCCGATGCCGGCAACATCAGCCGCGCGGCGCAGTTGCTGAACCTGTCCCAGCCCGCCGTTTCCGGCCAGCTGCGGATGCTGCAGGAATGGTTCGGCGAGCCCTTGTATCGCCGCAGTGGCCACGGCATCGCGCTGACTGAAGCCGGCGAACGCCTGGCCGAGCAGGCCCGCCAGTTGCGCCAGGTGTACCGGCAGGCCCAGGCGGTGCGCGAATCCTGGCGCGGACTGGAAACCGGCGATCTGCGCCTGGGCGCCAGCACCACCCCCGCCAGCTATCTGCTGCCCAGCCTGGTGGCGGATTTCCGCCATGCCTTTCCGGCGGTCAGCCTGCATTTGTCGGACGGCAACACGCGTGAAATAGTCGAGCGCCTGCCGGCCCTGGACCTGGCGTTCATCGAGGGCGACGTGCCTGCGGGGCTGCCCGCCGACACGGCCGTGCACGCCTGGCGGCAGGACGAAGTGGTGGCGGTGGTGCGCGCGGACCACGCGCTGGCGGGCAAGGGGGCGGTGATGCTGCGCGACCTGGCGACGTCGGCGCTGGTCATGCGCGAGCCTGGTTCGGGCGTGCGCCGGCTGGTGGAGCGTGCGTTTGCGGATGCGGGCCTGGCGCCGTCGGTGGGGTTGGAGCTGGCCGGCGTGGAGGGCGTGAAGCAGGCGGTGCGTGCCGGACTGGGCGTGGGCTTCGTGTCCGTCATGTCGATGCGCCACGAAGATGGGGCGCTGGCGGCCTTGCGCCTGTTGCCCAAGCCGCTGACGCGGACCTTGAGCATTCTGGTGCCGCACGCAGACGCGGCCGCCCGCGCCGCCGAACGCTTCCTGGCGATGTGCCTGGCGGTCGGGGCGGCGGACGGCGTTTGA
- the pagP gene encoding lipid IV(A) palmitoyltransferase PagP: protein MTARFRAAILCLLLATFAATAQACDSMPSWAQSACNRLDQIWTEGGNDLYFTGYSWHNRATYSKEKIDSFNELAWGGGYGRSIYDEDGDWQGLYAMAFLDSHSKVEPIAGYGFLKIGRVSENVRLGAGYTVFLTARHDIMSYVPFPGILPLVSASYKDTMLYATYIPGSAGAGNVLFMFGRWRF from the coding sequence ATGACCGCAAGATTCCGGGCGGCAATCCTTTGCCTGCTGCTCGCCACCTTCGCCGCCACTGCCCAGGCCTGTGACAGCATGCCCTCATGGGCACAGTCCGCCTGTAACCGCCTTGACCAGATCTGGACGGAAGGCGGCAACGACCTGTACTTCACCGGCTATTCCTGGCACAACCGCGCCACCTACAGCAAAGAGAAGATCGACAGCTTCAACGAGCTGGCATGGGGCGGCGGCTACGGCCGCAGCATCTACGACGAAGACGGCGACTGGCAGGGCCTGTACGCCATGGCCTTCCTGGATTCGCACAGCAAGGTCGAACCCATCGCCGGCTACGGTTTCCTGAAGATCGGGCGGGTCAGTGAAAACGTCCGCCTGGGCGCGGGCTACACCGTCTTCCTGACGGCGCGCCACGACATCATGAGCTATGTGCCGTTTCCCGGCATCCTGCCGCTGGTGAGCGCCAGCTACAAGGACACGATGCTCTACGCGACCTACATCCCGGGGTCAGCCGGCGCGGGCAACGTGCTGTTCATGTTCGGCCGCTGGCGCTTCTGA
- the mnmC gene encoding FAD-dependent 5-carboxymethylaminomethyl-2-thiouridine(34) oxidoreductase MnmC: MSFSYAPLIPAKAEFDADGRLYSPAYGDVYHSPSGALGQAEHVFLRGNGLPERWRGRRTFTVCETGFGLGLNFLALWKAWRDDPQRSAALHVVSLEAHPFEREDLAALLTRYAPEPLAALGRQLAAGWPVLLPGLHRLEFEGGAVTLTLGLGDAQVLASRLSVGVDAFFLDGFAPERNPRMWELPLLHNLARLAAPGATLATWACTGELRQALRTAGFEARRAPGYGGKWHMTVATAVAAGSAAQGGPDGVSRHAVVVGAGLAGSGIAQALAARGWRVTVIDAGRAQGAAAHAGHVAAALTPVVARDDNARARLSRAGSLRALARWQGLPAGAAPLVCGTVQLERDEGRSAALAGTLETLAFPEHWVRQVSRDEASALAGLPLARGGVYFGQGMLLRPDLLIEALLATDGVTLLPGTAARVERIGAGWSVRDVAGAELACADAVILANAFGARAVLADSGLLDPLPRVGQMHALAGEVTLVPAQALGGGPRCIVGGEGYLLPDVGSGCVAGSTYVHGASEARIGAEGQRVTLGKAAGLLGGGFPDFESLEPGSLPGWAGWRAVLPGRLPAVGELPHAPGLWLAVGYASRGLSWSALMGDLIAARLAGEPSPLETDLAQLISPR, encoded by the coding sequence ATGTCCTTTTCCTATGCTCCCCTCATCCCCGCCAAGGCTGAATTCGATGCTGACGGCCGGCTCTACAGTCCGGCTTATGGCGACGTCTACCATTCGCCGTCGGGCGCGCTGGGGCAGGCGGAACACGTGTTCCTGCGGGGCAACGGCCTGCCTGAGCGTTGGCGCGGGCGCCGCACGTTCACCGTCTGCGAAACGGGCTTCGGCCTGGGGCTGAATTTCCTGGCCCTCTGGAAAGCATGGCGCGACGATCCCCAGCGCAGCGCCGCGCTGCACGTGGTGTCGCTGGAAGCGCATCCCTTTGAACGCGAAGACCTTGCTGCTCTGTTGACGCGTTATGCCCCTGAGCCCTTGGCCGCCCTGGGGCGGCAATTGGCGGCGGGATGGCCGGTCTTATTGCCCGGACTGCATCGCCTGGAGTTCGAGGGCGGCGCAGTCACGTTGACCCTGGGCTTGGGCGATGCGCAGGTTCTGGCGTCCCGCCTGAGCGTCGGTGTGGACGCATTCTTCCTGGACGGTTTCGCGCCCGAACGCAATCCGCGCATGTGGGAGCTACCTTTGCTGCACAACCTGGCCAGGCTGGCGGCGCCGGGCGCCACGCTGGCCACCTGGGCCTGCACCGGCGAACTGCGCCAGGCCTTGCGGACGGCGGGTTTCGAGGCGCGGCGCGCGCCTGGCTACGGCGGCAAATGGCATATGACGGTGGCGACCGCCGTTGCGGCTGGCAGCGCAGCGCAGGGCGGCCCGGACGGGGTGTCCCGCCACGCCGTGGTGGTGGGAGCGGGGCTGGCGGGTTCGGGCATTGCCCAGGCGCTGGCCGCGCGCGGATGGCGCGTGACCGTGATAGACGCGGGCCGGGCGCAGGGCGCGGCGGCGCATGCAGGCCATGTCGCCGCGGCCTTGACGCCAGTAGTGGCGCGCGATGACAACGCGCGGGCGCGCCTGTCGCGCGCCGGCAGCCTGCGGGCGCTGGCGCGCTGGCAGGGTTTGCCGGCAGGCGCGGCGCCCCTGGTTTGCGGCACGGTCCAGCTGGAGCGCGACGAAGGCCGGTCCGCGGCCTTGGCCGGCACCTTGGAGACCCTGGCTTTTCCCGAACACTGGGTACGCCAGGTCAGCCGCGACGAAGCCAGCGCCTTGGCCGGCCTGCCGCTGGCGCGCGGCGGCGTGTATTTCGGACAGGGCATGCTGTTGCGGCCTGACCTGCTGATAGAAGCCCTGCTGGCGACGGACGGCGTGACCCTCTTGCCCGGCACGGCTGCCAGGGTCGAGCGCATCGGCGCGGGCTGGAGCGTGCGTGATGTTGCCGGCGCCGAACTGGCGTGCGCCGATGCCGTCATCCTGGCCAATGCGTTCGGCGCGCGCGCCGTGCTGGCCGATAGTGGGCTGCTGGATCCCTTGCCGCGCGTGGGCCAGATGCACGCGCTGGCGGGCGAGGTCACGCTGGTGCCCGCGCAGGCGCTGGGCGGCGGCCCCCGCTGCATCGTCGGAGGCGAGGGCTATCTGCTGCCCGATGTGGGCTCGGGCTGCGTGGCCGGCAGCACCTACGTGCATGGCGCGTCCGAAGCGCGGATCGGCGCCGAGGGCCAGCGTGTCACCCTGGGCAAGGCCGCTGGCCTGCTGGGCGGCGGCTTCCCCGACTTCGAATCCCTGGAACCCGGCAGCCTGCCGGGCTGGGCCGGTTGGCGGGCCGTGCTGCCAGGGCGCTTGCCGGCGGTAGGAGAACTGCCTCACGCTCCGGGCCTGTGGCTGGCCGTCGGTTATGCGTCGCGGGGCTTGTCGTGGTCGGCGCTCATGGGCGACCTGATCGCCGCGCGTCTGGCGGGGGAGCCGTCCCCCTTGGAAACGGACCTGGCGCAACTTATTTCGCCACGATGA
- a CDS encoding gamma-glutamylcyclotransferase — protein MSLAVPAGCAGTENSRRALSVDDLLGGWNGVDDLWVFAYGSLIWHPGFTWRERRLATVRGYHRSLCLWSHDHRGSPDNPGLVFGLDRGGCCRGVAFQIAACDVPAVFQALWRREMVTGAYTPRWLTCHTEAAPVRGLVFLLNRACQEYAAGLSDDRLLASVRNAVGHSGPCLDYVVETERALRAHGIDDWRLGDLVRRLGQAF, from the coding sequence ATGTCGTTGGCAGTACCCGCCGGCTGCGCCGGTACGGAAAATTCGCGGCGCGCGCTTTCGGTGGATGACCTGCTGGGCGGCTGGAACGGCGTCGACGACCTGTGGGTGTTCGCCTACGGTTCCCTGATATGGCATCCCGGTTTCACCTGGCGCGAACGTCGGCTGGCAACGGTGCGCGGCTACCACCGGTCCCTGTGCCTGTGGTCGCACGACCATCGCGGCTCGCCCGACAACCCCGGCCTGGTGTTCGGTCTGGACCGCGGCGGCTGCTGCCGCGGCGTGGCCTTTCAGATCGCCGCCTGCGACGTGCCGGCGGTGTTCCAGGCGCTGTGGCGCCGGGAAATGGTCACCGGCGCCTACACGCCGCGCTGGCTCACCTGCCATACGGAAGCCGCGCCGGTGCGCGGGCTGGTGTTCCTGCTGAACCGGGCCTGCCAGGAATACGCGGCCGGCCTCAGCGACGACCGTCTACTGGCGTCCGTGCGCAATGCCGTGGGGCATTCCGGGCCTTGCCTGGACTATGTCGTGGAAACCGAGCGCGCCCTGCGCGCGCACGGCATCGACGATTGGCGCCTGGGTGATCTGGTGCGCAGGCTGGGTCAGGCGTTCTGA
- a CDS encoding AMP-binding protein, with translation MTRPWLAHYPQGVPAEISTDGYASLTDLLDRACKQYASRIACTAMGSNITYAQLDAHAQAFASWLQSVGLSKGERVALMMPNVPAYLVSMLGTLRAGLVVVNVNPLYTAEELQRQLLDSGASAIVILENFAHTLQRVTDRGQLKHIVVTGPGDLLGGLKAPLVNLAARYVKKIVPAWQIDGARMLPDVLHDGARQRFAPPALSMDDVAVLQYTGGTTGVPKGAMLSHRNLVANVLQTEAVAQPVVHDLADRQLTIISALPLYHVFAMTVCGLYGLHAGMRNVLIINPRDQPSLINAWRKVPINVFPGVNTLFNALAHNEDFARLDFSGLRLTLGGGMAVQQQVAERWLKITGRPLIEGYGLSETSPVATVNPTNATAYSGSIGLPLPSTDVAILDDEGREVPLGERGEVAIRGPQVMLGYWQKPEETRHSMTADGYFRTGDIGIMDPQGYTRIVDRKKDMIAVSGFKVYPNEVEAAVAQHPGVLECAAIGVPDEHSGEAVKVFVVRRDPTLTEAQIQDWCREKLTGYKRPRYVEFRDELPKSNVGKILRRELRPDAVAGVPADKAA, from the coding sequence ATGACGCGTCCGTGGCTTGCCCATTATCCGCAGGGGGTTCCGGCGGAGATATCGACAGACGGTTATGCCTCCCTGACTGACTTGCTGGACCGGGCCTGCAAGCAGTACGCCTCGCGCATTGCGTGTACCGCAATGGGCAGCAACATCACCTATGCGCAACTCGATGCGCACGCGCAGGCTTTCGCCAGCTGGCTGCAAAGCGTGGGCCTGTCCAAGGGCGAGCGCGTGGCATTGATGATGCCCAACGTGCCGGCCTATCTGGTCAGCATGCTGGGCACGCTGCGCGCGGGCCTGGTCGTGGTGAACGTGAATCCGCTCTATACCGCCGAAGAGCTGCAGCGCCAATTGCTGGACAGCGGCGCGTCGGCCATCGTCATCCTGGAGAATTTCGCGCATACCTTGCAGCGCGTCACGGACCGCGGGCAGCTCAAGCACATCGTCGTGACGGGTCCCGGCGATCTGCTCGGCGGCCTGAAGGCGCCGCTGGTCAACCTGGCCGCGCGCTACGTCAAGAAGATCGTGCCCGCGTGGCAGATCGACGGCGCCCGCATGCTGCCCGACGTGCTGCACGACGGCGCGCGCCAGCGCTTTGCGCCGCCGGCGCTGTCGATGGACGATGTGGCCGTGCTGCAATACACCGGCGGCACCACCGGCGTGCCCAAGGGCGCGATGCTGTCCCATCGCAACCTGGTGGCCAATGTGCTGCAGACGGAAGCGGTGGCGCAGCCGGTGGTGCATGACCTCGCGGACCGGCAGCTCACCATCATCAGCGCGCTGCCGCTCTACCATGTGTTCGCGATGACCGTGTGCGGGCTGTATGGCCTGCATGCGGGCATGCGCAATGTGCTCATCATCAACCCGCGCGACCAGCCTTCGCTCATCAATGCATGGCGCAAGGTGCCGATCAACGTGTTCCCCGGCGTCAATACGCTGTTTAACGCGTTGGCGCACAACGAAGACTTCGCGCGCCTGGATTTCTCCGGCTTGCGGCTGACCTTGGGCGGCGGCATGGCGGTCCAGCAGCAGGTGGCCGAACGCTGGCTGAAGATCACCGGCAGGCCGCTGATCGAAGGCTATGGCCTGTCGGAGACCTCGCCGGTGGCGACCGTGAATCCCACCAATGCGACCGCGTATTCGGGTTCCATCGGCCTGCCGTTGCCATCTACCGACGTGGCCATCCTCGATGACGAAGGCCGTGAAGTGCCGTTGGGCGAACGCGGCGAAGTCGCCATCCGCGGCCCGCAGGTCATGCTGGGATACTGGCAGAAGCCCGAAGAAACCCGCCACTCCATGACCGCCGACGGTTACTTCCGTACGGGCGATATCGGCATCATGGACCCCCAGGGCTACACCCGCATCGTCGACCGCAAGAAGGACATGATCGCGGTGTCGGGCTTCAAGGTCTACCCGAACGAGGTCGAGGCGGCCGTGGCCCAGCATCCGGGTGTGCTGGAATGCGCGGCAATCGGCGTGCCGGACGAGCACTCGGGCGAGGCCGTCAAGGTGTTCGTGGTACGGCGGGATCCGACGCTGACCGAGGCGCAGATCCAGGATTGGTGCCGGGAAAAGCTGACCGGCTACAAGCGTCCGCGCTACGTGGAGTTCCGCGACGAGCTGCCCAAGAGCAACGTGGGCAAGATACTGCGCCGGGAACTGCGTCCCGACGCGGTGGCGGGCGTACCCGCAGACAAGGCGGCTTAG
- a CDS encoding YeiH family protein: MSTSSSTAVPLPATPASPAAAPAATPWRDKLNGVLFVGLMAAAVMQLADLPAIRQLGFSPLVVGIVCGMLYGNFLRGTMPADWGVGVNFTARRLLRIAVAFYGLNISIQQIAAVGLPGLAVSVAVVVGTLLLGTVVGQRLLGLDRDTAMLTAAGSAICGAAAVLAFEPTLRAAPHKSAVAVATVVLFGTLSMFLYPVLYHAGWLNLDTQALGIYIGGTIHEVAQVVGAASNVDPATTEVATIVKMTRVALLVPVLLILGLYLRSAASHAAGGQGKGAKLPIPWFAVGFLVLAIINSLNIIPADAVAAIRRLDIFALTMAMTALGIETRFAQIRKAGPRVMALGLILYLWLLVGGYAIVKLAS; this comes from the coding sequence ATGAGTACCTCTTCCAGCACCGCCGTCCCCCTGCCCGCCACCCCGGCCTCGCCCGCCGCCGCTCCCGCCGCCACGCCGTGGCGGGACAAACTCAATGGCGTGCTGTTCGTCGGCTTGATGGCCGCCGCGGTGATGCAGCTGGCGGACCTGCCCGCGATCCGCCAGCTGGGCTTTTCGCCGCTGGTCGTGGGCATTGTCTGCGGCATGCTCTACGGCAACTTCCTGCGCGGCACCATGCCCGCCGATTGGGGCGTGGGCGTGAACTTCACCGCAAGGCGCCTGCTGCGCATCGCCGTGGCCTTCTACGGCCTGAACATCAGCATCCAGCAGATCGCCGCCGTGGGCCTGCCCGGGCTGGCGGTTTCGGTGGCGGTGGTGGTGGGCACGCTGCTGCTGGGCACCGTGGTGGGCCAGCGCCTGCTGGGCCTGGACCGCGACACCGCCATGCTCACCGCCGCCGGCAGCGCCATCTGCGGCGCCGCCGCCGTGCTGGCTTTCGAGCCCACGCTGCGGGCCGCCCCGCACAAGAGCGCGGTGGCCGTGGCTACCGTGGTGCTGTTCGGCACCTTGTCCATGTTCCTGTACCCGGTGCTCTATCACGCAGGCTGGCTGAATCTCGACACCCAAGCCCTGGGCATCTATATCGGCGGCACCATCCATGAAGTCGCCCAGGTCGTCGGCGCAGCCAGCAATGTCGACCCCGCCACCACCGAAGTCGCCACCATCGTGAAAATGACCCGCGTAGCCCTGCTGGTGCCGGTCCTGTTGATCCTGGGCTTGTATCTGCGCAGCGCGGCCTCGCATGCGGCCGGCGGCCAGGGCAAGGGCGCCAAGCTGCCCATTCCCTGGTTTGCGGTGGGCTTCCTGGTGCTGGCCATCATCAATTCGCTGAACATCATCCCCGCCGACGCCGTGGCCGCCATCCGCCGCCTGGACATCTTCGCCCTGACCATGGCCATGACCGCGCTGGGCATCGAAACCCGCTTTGCCCAGATCCGCAAGGCCGGCCCCCGGGTGATGGCGCTGGGCCTGATCCTGTACCTCTGGCTGTTGGTCGGCGGCTACGCCATCGTCAAGCTGGCGTCCTGA
- a CDS encoding M20 aminoacylase family protein, with the protein MKLLEPIVAWHHDISKIRRDIHAHPELAFEEFRTADVVAAKLEEWGIEIDRGLGGTGVVGIIRGNLPGDRAVGLRADMDALPMQEVNTFEHASTHAGKMHACGHDGHTAMLLAAAQYLSQHRDFAGTVYVIFQPAEEGGGGAKRMIDDGLFKRFPMEAVFGMHNWPGMKAGQFGLTAGPIMASSNEFSIVVKGKGTHAGMPNLGIDPVMAAVQLAQSLQTIITRNRNPLDAAVLSITQIHAGSADNVVPNHAELRGTVRTFTLDVLDLIERRMEEIARHTCAAMDCEVQFTFQRNYPPTINHAEEAAFCADVLRDLVGEANVNDHVQPTMGAEDFAFMLQELPGCYVWIGNGTGEHRDSGHGLGPCMLHNGSYDFNDELLPLGGTYWVQLALKRLAKA; encoded by the coding sequence ATGAAACTGCTCGAACCCATCGTCGCGTGGCATCACGACATTTCCAAGATCCGACGCGACATCCACGCGCATCCCGAACTGGCGTTCGAGGAGTTCCGCACCGCCGACGTGGTGGCGGCGAAACTTGAAGAATGGGGCATCGAAATCGACCGCGGGCTTGGCGGCACCGGCGTGGTCGGCATCATCCGCGGCAATCTGCCGGGCGACCGCGCCGTGGGCCTGCGCGCCGACATGGACGCGCTGCCCATGCAGGAGGTCAATACCTTCGAGCATGCCAGCACCCACGCCGGCAAGATGCACGCCTGCGGTCACGACGGCCACACGGCCATGCTGCTGGCCGCCGCGCAATACCTGTCGCAGCACCGCGATTTCGCCGGCACGGTCTATGTGATCTTCCAGCCCGCGGAAGAAGGCGGCGGCGGCGCCAAGCGCATGATCGACGACGGCCTGTTCAAGCGCTTCCCCATGGAAGCGGTGTTCGGCATGCACAACTGGCCCGGCATGAAGGCCGGCCAGTTCGGCCTGACTGCCGGCCCCATCATGGCGTCCAGCAACGAGTTCTCCATCGTCGTGAAGGGCAAGGGCACGCACGCCGGCATGCCCAACCTGGGCATCGATCCCGTCATGGCGGCAGTGCAGCTGGCGCAATCGCTGCAGACCATCATCACGCGCAACCGCAATCCGCTTGACGCCGCGGTGCTGAGCATCACGCAGATCCATGCGGGCAGCGCCGACAACGTCGTGCCCAACCATGCTGAATTGCGCGGCACCGTGCGCACCTTCACGCTGGACGTGCTGGACCTGATCGAACGCCGTATGGAAGAGATCGCGCGCCACACCTGCGCGGCGATGGACTGCGAGGTGCAGTTCACCTTCCAGCGCAACTATCCGCCGACCATCAACCACGCTGAAGAAGCCGCGTTCTGCGCCGACGTGCTGCGCGACCTTGTGGGCGAGGCCAACGTCAACGATCACGTGCAGCCCACCATGGGCGCGGAAGACTTCGCCTTCATGCTGCAGGAATTGCCGGGCTGTTATGTGTGGATCGGCAACGGCACCGGCGAACACCGCGACAGCGGCCACGGCCTGGGCCCCTGCATGCTGCACAACGGCAGCTACGACTTCAACGACGAGCTGCTGCCGCTGGGCGGCACGTACTGGGTCCAGCTGGCGCTCAAGCGCCTGGCCAAGGCCTGA